One Streptococcus sp. S1 DNA window includes the following coding sequences:
- the srtB gene encoding class B sortase, LPKTxAVK-specific yields MKRAVEKKSNKLGVIIAALVAVVVVVVGFLFFNPFGGKASHTAKKAGTSGSSSSTQAVKYEPSQEEKDYLKNRFAQLTAVNPEAIAYVYAPGTELDEPVVQTGDNATYLDKTFDGGNEPYMGTVFMDTDNKKDFSDRLTWLFGHARGSKVGDHRMFNDVNYYDKQEYFDQHPYVVIETPERKYYYEAMCLVIVPETTAFYRTSFEDDKDFTTQLKKVYEDGQTKNPNIKIKASDKYLVLSTCREEDETIRSNLYLRQIPDSEMKDFVAKHADQLTYVATRGQQ; encoded by the coding sequence ATGAAAAGAGCTGTAGAAAAAAAATCAAATAAATTAGGTGTCATAATTGCTGCCCTTGTGGCAGTCGTTGTGGTCGTAGTTGGCTTCCTATTCTTCAATCCATTTGGTGGAAAGGCCTCTCATACAGCTAAGAAGGCTGGAACTTCTGGAAGTAGTTCTTCTACACAAGCTGTGAAATATGAACCTAGTCAAGAAGAAAAAGATTATTTAAAGAATCGTTTTGCTCAGTTAACTGCTGTTAACCCTGAGGCGATTGCTTATGTCTACGCACCGGGGACTGAGTTGGATGAGCCTGTTGTTCAAACTGGAGATAACGCAACTTACTTGGACAAGACTTTTGATGGTGGAAATGAACCATACATGGGTACTGTCTTTATGGATACGGATAATAAGAAAGATTTTAGTGATCGTTTGACTTGGCTGTTTGGTCATGCTCGTGGTAGTAAGGTTGGTGATCATCGTATGTTTAACGATGTCAACTACTATGACAAGCAAGAATACTTTGATCAACATCCGTATGTTGTCATTGAGACGCCTGAGCGCAAGTATTATTATGAAGCGATGTGCTTGGTGATTGTCCCTGAAACAACTGCTTTCTATCGTACTAGCTTTGAAGACGACAAAGACTTTACGACTCAGTTGAAGAAGGTCTATGAAGATGGTCAAACCAAGAACCCGAATATTAAGATCAAGGCATCTGATAAATACTTGGTCTTGTCAACTTGTCGTGAAGAGGATGAAACCATTCGTTCTAACCTCTACCTTCGTCAAATTCCTGATTCAGAAATGAAGGATTTTGTGGCGAAACATGCTGATCAATTGACATATGTGGCAACACGTGGTCAACAATAA
- the recO gene encoding DNA repair protein RecO — protein MLESIETRGIVLYNREFREDDKLVKIFTEKSGKRMFFVKHAGKSRLNPMLQPLVTADMLLKINDDGLSYIDDFQEVQVYKKINADLFALSYATYVLALADASIQDNQVDPALFAFLEKTLSLMEEGLDYEVLTNIFEIQILSRFGVILNLHECCFCHRVGLPFDYSFRYSGVLCPDHYDRDERRAHWHPNVLYLLDQFQAVRFSELETISLQAEMKAALRQAIDQLYEEYVGIHLKAKKFIDSLSDWGAIMKDSSGGET, from the coding sequence ATGCTGGAGTCAATTGAGACCCGGGGAATTGTCCTGTATAATCGGGAGTTTCGTGAGGATGACAAGCTGGTCAAAATCTTCACGGAGAAGTCAGGAAAGCGGATGTTTTTTGTCAAACATGCGGGAAAATCACGGTTGAATCCCATGTTACAACCTTTAGTAACGGCAGATATGTTGTTGAAAATCAATGATGATGGCTTGAGTTATATTGATGATTTTCAAGAAGTGCAGGTTTATAAGAAAATCAATGCAGATCTTTTTGCCCTTTCTTATGCGACCTATGTTCTGGCGCTTGCGGATGCAAGTATTCAGGATAATCAGGTGGATCCAGCCCTGTTTGCTTTTTTGGAAAAGACCTTGTCTTTGATGGAAGAGGGACTGGATTATGAGGTTTTGACCAATATTTTTGAGATTCAGATTCTATCTCGGTTTGGAGTTATCTTGAATCTGCATGAATGTTGTTTCTGTCATCGGGTTGGACTTCCTTTTGATTATTCTTTTCGGTATAGTGGGGTCCTATGTCCGGATCACTATGATCGGGATGAGAGACGTGCCCACTGGCATCCAAATGTTCTCTATTTATTGGATCAGTTCCAAGCAGTGCGATTCAGTGAGTTAGAGACGATTTCCCTACAAGCGGAGATGAAAGCAGCTCTGCGTCAGGCAATTGATCAGTTGTATGAGGAGTATGTAGGGATCCATTTAAAAGCTAAAAAGTTTATCGATTCCTTGAGTGATTGGGGAGCGATTATGAAAGATTCATCTGGAGGTGAAACATGA
- a CDS encoding pyridoxal phosphate-dependent aminotransferase, whose protein sequence is MDLTKRFNKNLNRIEVSLIRQFDQSISSIPGVLRLTLGEPDFTTPEHVKDAGKAAIDANFSHYTGMSGLLALREAASQFVADKYGIHYRPEDEILVTIGATEALSATLTAILEPGDVVLLPAPAYPGYEPIVNLVGAEIVEIDTTADRFVLTPEKLGKAILEQGEKLKAVILNYPANPTGVTYSREQMAELAAVLKKYEVFVICDEVYSELTYTGEAHVSMASFIPEQTIVINGLSKSHAMTGWRLGFIFAPAALTAQLIKSHQYLVTAAGTMNQYAAIEALTEGRDDAEPMKKEYVKRRDYIIEKMSALGFEMIKPDGAFYIFAKIPAGYNQDSFAFLQDFAREKAVAFIPGAAFGQYGEGYVRLSYAASMEVIKEAMKRLKEYMEEHAGVN, encoded by the coding sequence ATGGATTTAACGAAACGTTTTAATAAAAATCTGAATCGGATTGAAGTTTCTTTGATTCGTCAGTTCGATCAATCAATTTCTTCCATTCCTGGTGTCTTGCGTTTGACGTTGGGGGAACCGGATTTTACAACTCCTGAACATGTAAAAGACGCAGGAAAGGCTGCCATTGATGCGAATTTTAGCCATTACACTGGGATGAGTGGTTTGCTGGCTTTGCGTGAGGCTGCGAGTCAGTTTGTGGCTGATAAGTATGGTATTCACTATCGTCCTGAGGATGAGATATTGGTGACGATCGGTGCGACTGAAGCCCTGTCTGCAACCTTGACAGCGATCTTGGAACCTGGAGATGTAGTGCTGCTCCCAGCGCCAGCTTATCCTGGTTATGAACCCATTGTGAATTTGGTTGGGGCTGAGATTGTCGAAATTGATACGACAGCAGATCGTTTTGTCTTGACTCCTGAAAAGTTGGGAAAGGCGATTCTAGAGCAGGGTGAAAAATTGAAGGCTGTTATTCTCAATTATCCAGCTAATCCAACGGGAGTTACTTATTCACGCGAACAGATGGCGGAATTGGCTGCTGTCTTAAAAAAATATGAAGTCTTTGTGATTTGTGATGAAGTCTATTCAGAGTTAACTTATACTGGAGAAGCGCATGTCTCTATGGCATCCTTCATTCCTGAACAGACCATTGTTATTAATGGCTTATCTAAGTCTCATGCCATGACAGGCTGGCGGCTTGGCTTTATCTTTGCGCCTGCTGCATTGACAGCCCAACTCATCAAGAGTCATCAGTATTTGGTAACAGCTGCTGGAACCATGAACCAGTATGCTGCGATCGAAGCTTTGACGGAAGGTCGGGATGATGCGGAGCCAATGAAGAAGGAATATGTGAAGCGTCGGGATTATATTATCGAAAAGATGTCTGCGCTTGGGTTTGAGATGATTAAGCCTGATGGTGCCTTTTATATTTTTGCTAAAATCCCAGCTGGTTATAATCAGGATTCCTTTGCTTTCTTGCAGGATTTTGCGCGTGAAAAAGCGGTTGCTTTCATTCCTGGTGCTGCTTTTGGTCAATATGGTGAAGGCTATGTGCGTTTGTCGTATGCAGCCAGCATGGAGGTTATCAAGGAAGCTATGAAACGCTTGAAGGAGTATATGGAAGAACATGCTGGAGTCAATTGA
- a CDS encoding LPKTxAVK-anchored surface protein, translating to MKKVLLSSVAALAVFAAAAPAFAADKVEKNTQPNGTIAGLTADPSATPAATAPASAATEKHPGATKVDPKVGKGELIEKKGDVSSVEYDGAKNADTSKELTMIPGAEWFTQGLDLWNGSQHVTLKTKAGVQTVEVTNPHDGTKWLVDVKVEAGADTPSGFYATAVSGSLRPASADAKAAAKAAEEKAAAAKAGKDGMASSAKAGEKSLPKTSAVK from the coding sequence ATGAAAAAAGTTTTATTATCATCAGTAGCAGCTCTTGCAGTATTTGCAGCAGCAGCTCCAGCATTCGCCGCAGATAAGGTTGAAAAAAACACACAACCTAATGGAACAATTGCAGGTCTTACAGCTGATCCTTCAGCTACACCAGCTGCAACAGCTCCAGCATCTGCAGCTACAGAAAAACACCCAGGTGCTACTAAAGTAGATCCTAAAGTTGGTAAAGGTGAACTTATCGAGAAAAAAGGTGACGTTTCATCTGTAGAATATGATGGTGCAAAAAATGCAGATACTTCTAAAGAGTTGACTATGATTCCAGGTGCTGAATGGTTCACTCAAGGTCTTGACCTTTGGAACGGTAGCCAACATGTTACATTGAAAACTAAAGCTGGTGTTCAAACTGTTGAAGTTACAAACCCACATGATGGAACTAAATGGTTGGTAGACGTTAAGGTTGAAGCTGGTGCTGATACTCCTAGCGGATTCTACGCAACTGCAGTAAGTGGTTCATTGCGTCCTGCATCTGCAGATGCTAAAGCAGCAGCTAAAGCAGCTGAAGAAAAAGCAGCAGCAGCTAAAGCTGGTAAAGATGGTATGGCTTCATCTGCAAAAGCTGGTGAAAAATCACTTCCAAAAACTAGCGCAGTTAAATAA
- the plsX gene encoding phosphate acyltransferase PlsX, whose amino-acid sequence MKKIAVDAMGGDNAPQAMVEGVNQAIRDFDDIEIVLYGDEAKIKDYLTATERVSIVHTEEKIDSDDEPTRAIRRKKQASMVLAAKDVKAGEVDAMLSAGNTGALLAAGFFIVGRIKGVERPGLMSTLPTVDGRGYDMLDLGANAENTPEHLHQYAVMGSYYAENVRGIQKPRVGLLNNGTEASKGDPLRKETYQLLSEDESIHFVGNVEARDLMDGVADVVVADGFTGNAVLKTMEGTAFGILKQLKQAIATGNWKAKLGAFLLKDRLKSLKQTLDFSDVGGAVLFGLQAPVVKTHGSSDAKAVYSTIRQIRTMLETDVVGKSVKELSKEG is encoded by the coding sequence ATGAAAAAAATTGCAGTAGATGCAATGGGGGGCGATAATGCACCTCAAGCCATGGTAGAAGGCGTGAATCAAGCCATTCGTGATTTTGATGATATTGAGATTGTTTTGTATGGTGATGAGGCAAAAATCAAAGACTATTTAACCGCAACAGAACGTGTATCGATTGTACATACGGAAGAAAAAATAGATTCAGATGATGAGCCAACGCGGGCCATTCGTCGGAAAAAACAGGCTTCTATGGTCTTAGCTGCCAAGGATGTGAAGGCTGGTGAGGTCGATGCCATGCTATCTGCGGGAAATACAGGTGCGCTATTGGCGGCTGGTTTCTTTATCGTTGGCCGCATCAAAGGGGTGGAACGCCCTGGCTTGATGTCGACACTTCCAACGGTTGATGGTCGTGGCTATGATATGCTAGACTTGGGTGCCAATGCGGAAAATACACCAGAGCACTTGCATCAGTATGCTGTGATGGGATCCTATTATGCTGAAAATGTTCGTGGGATTCAAAAACCACGCGTGGGTCTATTGAACAATGGGACAGAAGCTAGTAAGGGAGATCCTTTGCGCAAGGAAACTTACCAATTGTTATCTGAGGATGAGTCGATTCATTTTGTTGGAAACGTGGAAGCGCGTGACTTGATGGATGGCGTTGCTGATGTTGTTGTGGCGGATGGGTTCACGGGAAATGCTGTATTGAAAACCATGGAAGGAACAGCTTTTGGGATCTTGAAGCAGCTGAAACAAGCAATTGCTACTGGAAACTGGAAGGCAAAATTGGGGGCTTTTCTGCTCAAGGACCGTTTGAAATCATTGAAGCAAACCTTAGATTTCTCAGATGTTGGAGGAGCGGTCTTGTTTGGCCTTCAAGCACCTGTTGTTAAAACGCATGGTTCGAGTGATGCAAAAGCAGTCTATAGCACGATTCGTCAGATTCGGACCATGTTAGAGACAGATGTTGTTGGAAAATCAGTGAAGGAATTGTCGAAGGAAGGGTAA
- a CDS encoding phosphoribosylformylglycinamidine synthase, with protein MDKRIFVEKKADFRVKSDSLVKELQHNLQLKTLNDLRIVQVYDVFNLAEDLFARAEKHIFSEQVTDTVLDEATVQADLEKYAFFAIESLPGQFDQRAASSQEALLLLGSSNDVTVNTAQLYLVNKDIDAKELEAVKNYLLNPVDSRFKDITVGIAKQDFSESDKTIPSLDFFETYTAEDFAQYKAEQGLAMEVDDLLFIQDYFKSIGRVPTETELKVLDTYWSDHCRHTTFETELKTIDFSASKFEKQLQVTYDKYIAMRDELGRTEKPQTLMDMATIFGRYERANGRLDDMEVSDEINACSVEIEVDVNGVKEPWLLMFKNETHNHPTEIEPFGGAATCIGGAIRDPLSGRSYVYQAMRISGAGDITAPIAETRAGKLPQQVISKTAAHGYSSYGNQIGLATTYVREYFHPGFVAKRMELGAVVGAAPKENVVREKPEAGDVIILLGGKTGRDGVGGATGSSKVQTVESVETAGAEVQKGNAIEERKIQRLFRNGDVTRLIKKSNDFGAGGVCVAIGELADGLEIDLDKVPLKYQGLNGTEIAISESQERMAVVVRPEDVDAFVAACNKENIDAVVVATVTEKPNLVMHWNGETIVDLERRFLDTNGVRVVVDAKVVDKDVKLPEERQTSAETLEADTLEVLADLNHASQKGLQTIFDSSVGRSTVNHPLGGRYQITPTEASVQKLPVQHGVTTTASVMAQGFNPYVAEWSPYHGAAYAVIEATARLVAAGANWSKARFSYQEYFERMDKQAERFGQPVSALLGSIEAQIQLGLPSIGGKDSMSGTFEELTVPPTLVAFGVTTADSRKVLSPEFKAAGENIYYIPGQALAQEIEFDLIKSNFAQFAAIQADHKVTAASAVKYGGVVEALALATFGNHIGATVTLENLETALTAQLGGFVFTSPEEIAGVAKIGQTAADFTLTVNGVTLDGHKLDSAFQGILEEVYPTEFAQATELEEVPAVASDAVIKAKETVETPVVYIPVFPGTNSEYDSAKAFEKEGAKVNLVPFVTLNEEAIVKSVDTMVDNIEKANIIFFAGGFSAADEPDGSAKFIVNILLNEKVRVAIDSFIERGGLIIGICNGFQALVKSGLLPYGNFEDASSTSPTLFYNDANQHVAKMMETRIANTNSPWLAGVKVGDIHAIPVSHGEGKFVVTAEEFAELRDNGQIFTQYVDFEGKPSMDSKYNPNGSVNAIEGITSKNGQIIGKMGHSERFEDGLFQNIPGNKDQHLFASAVKYFTEK; from the coding sequence ATGGATAAACGTATTTTCGTTGAGAAAAAAGCTGATTTTCGTGTAAAATCGGACTCTTTAGTAAAAGAATTGCAGCATAATCTTCAGTTGAAAACGTTGAATGATCTTCGGATTGTTCAGGTTTACGATGTCTTTAATTTGGCAGAGGACTTGTTTGCGCGTGCGGAAAAACATATCTTCTCTGAGCAAGTGACCGATACTGTTTTGGATGAAGCTACGGTTCAGGCTGATCTTGAGAAATATGCTTTCTTTGCGATCGAAAGTTTGCCTGGTCAATTTGACCAACGGGCGGCATCTTCACAAGAAGCTTTGCTGTTACTTGGTAGTTCAAATGATGTAACAGTGAACACAGCGCAATTGTACTTGGTTAACAAGGATATTGATGCGAAAGAGTTGGAAGCTGTCAAAAACTACCTTTTGAACCCAGTGGATTCTCGTTTCAAAGATATCACTGTTGGCATTGCGAAACAGGATTTCTCTGAGTCTGACAAGACCATTCCAAGCTTGGATTTCTTTGAAACTTATACGGCAGAAGATTTTGCACAGTATAAGGCTGAGCAAGGATTGGCAATGGAAGTGGATGACCTTCTCTTCATTCAAGATTACTTCAAATCTATTGGACGTGTACCAACTGAGACTGAGCTGAAGGTGTTGGATACTTACTGGTCTGACCACTGCCGTCACACAACTTTCGAAACTGAGTTGAAAACCATCGACTTCTCAGCTTCTAAATTTGAAAAACAATTGCAAGTGACTTATGACAAGTATATTGCCATGCGTGATGAGTTGGGACGTACAGAAAAACCTCAAACTTTGATGGATATGGCAACTATTTTTGGCCGTTATGAGCGTGCTAATGGTCGTTTGGATGACATGGAAGTGTCTGATGAAATCAACGCCTGCTCAGTTGAAATTGAAGTGGATGTCAATGGGGTGAAAGAGCCATGGCTTCTCATGTTCAAGAACGAGACTCACAACCACCCAACTGAAATCGAACCATTTGGTGGAGCGGCTACTTGTATCGGTGGTGCCATTCGTGACCCATTGTCAGGTCGTTCCTACGTTTACCAAGCTATGCGTATCTCAGGTGCTGGTGATATTACAGCTCCAATTGCCGAAACTCGTGCTGGTAAGTTGCCACAACAAGTGATCTCTAAAACAGCGGCTCACGGTTATTCTTCATACGGTAACCAAATTGGTCTTGCAACAACTTATGTTCGTGAATACTTCCACCCAGGTTTCGTTGCGAAGCGTATGGAGCTAGGTGCCGTTGTCGGTGCGGCTCCTAAGGAAAATGTGGTCCGTGAAAAACCTGAAGCAGGTGATGTGATTATCTTGCTTGGTGGTAAGACTGGACGTGATGGTGTCGGTGGTGCGACAGGTTCTTCTAAAGTTCAAACAGTTGAATCTGTTGAAACAGCTGGTGCTGAGGTTCAAAAAGGGAATGCCATCGAAGAACGTAAGATTCAACGTCTTTTCCGTAATGGGGATGTGACACGTCTGATCAAGAAATCAAATGACTTTGGTGCTGGTGGTGTCTGTGTGGCGATCGGTGAATTGGCAGATGGTCTTGAAATTGATCTAGACAAAGTGCCATTGAAATATCAAGGCTTGAACGGTACAGAAATTGCTATCTCAGAATCTCAAGAACGGATGGCTGTAGTGGTTCGTCCAGAAGATGTAGATGCTTTCGTTGCAGCATGTAATAAAGAAAATATTGATGCTGTTGTCGTTGCGACAGTGACGGAGAAACCAAATCTTGTCATGCACTGGAATGGTGAAACCATCGTTGATTTGGAACGTCGTTTCCTTGATACAAACGGTGTACGTGTGGTTGTGGATGCTAAGGTGGTTGACAAGGATGTCAAGCTTCCAGAAGAACGTCAAACATCTGCTGAAACCCTTGAAGCGGATACTCTTGAAGTCTTGGCTGACCTGAACCATGCCAGTCAAAAAGGGTTACAAACCATCTTTGATAGCTCAGTTGGTCGTTCAACAGTCAATCACCCACTTGGTGGTCGCTACCAAATCACACCAACGGAAGCTTCTGTACAGAAATTGCCAGTCCAACATGGCGTGACAACAACTGCATCTGTTATGGCGCAAGGATTCAACCCTTATGTAGCAGAATGGTCTCCATATCATGGCGCTGCTTATGCGGTCATCGAAGCCACAGCTCGTTTGGTTGCTGCTGGTGCAAACTGGTCTAAGGCTCGTTTCTCTTATCAGGAATACTTCGAGCGTATGGATAAACAAGCAGAGCGCTTTGGTCAACCAGTATCAGCTCTCCTTGGATCAATCGAAGCTCAGATTCAACTTGGTTTGCCATCTATCGGTGGGAAAGACTCTATGTCTGGTACCTTTGAAGAATTGACAGTACCACCAACCTTGGTTGCTTTTGGGGTAACAACTGCGGATAGCCGTAAGGTTCTTTCTCCAGAATTTAAAGCTGCTGGTGAAAATATATATTACATCCCAGGTCAAGCTTTGGCACAAGAAATTGAGTTTGATCTTATTAAATCTAACTTTGCTCAATTTGCAGCTATCCAAGCTGACCACAAAGTCACAGCTGCATCAGCTGTCAAATATGGTGGCGTCGTTGAAGCTCTTGCCCTTGCAACATTTGGTAACCATATTGGTGCCACTGTAACCCTTGAAAATCTTGAGACTGCCTTGACAGCTCAATTGGGTGGATTCGTCTTCACATCGCCTGAAGAAATTGCAGGTGTTGCCAAGATTGGACAAACAGCAGCCGACTTTACACTTACTGTAAATGGTGTAACGCTTGATGGACACAAACTTGACAGTGCCTTCCAAGGTATATTGGAAGAAGTTTACCCAACGGAATTTGCACAAGCAACTGAGTTGGAAGAAGTACCTGCAGTGGCATCAGATGCTGTTATCAAAGCCAAAGAAACAGTTGAGACACCTGTGGTTTACATCCCAGTATTCCCAGGTACTAACTCTGAGTACGATTCAGCTAAGGCCTTTGAAAAAGAAGGTGCAAAAGTCAACTTGGTACCATTTGTCACACTGAACGAAGAGGCTATTGTCAAGTCTGTTGACACCATGGTTGACAATATCGAAAAAGCAAATATTATCTTCTTTGCAGGTGGTTTCTCAGCAGCGGATGAACCAGATGGATCAGCTAAATTTATCGTGAACATCTTGCTCAATGAAAAAGTACGTGTAGCCATTGATAGTTTCATCGAACGTGGTGGTTTGATTATTGGTATTTGTAACGGATTCCAAGCTCTTGTCAAATCAGGTCTCCTTCCATACGGTAACTTTGAAGATGCAAGTAGCACGAGTCCAACCCTCTTCTACAATGATGCTAACCAACACGTGGCTAAGATGATGGAAACGCGGATTGCCAACACAAACTCACCATGGCTTGCCGGCGTGAAAGTTGGTGACATTCATGCCATCCCAGTATCACACGGTGAAGGTAAATTTGTCGTGACAGCTGAGGAATTTGCAGAGCTTCGTGACAATGGTCAAATCTTTACCCAATATGTTGACTTCGAAGGTAAACCAAGCATGGATTCTAAATATAATCCTAACGGATCTGTAAATGCGATCGAAGGTATCACAAGTAAGAACGGTCAAATTATTGGTAAGATGGGTCACTCAGAACGTTTCGAAGATGGTCTCTTCCAAAATATTCCAGGAAATAAAGACCAACATCTCTTTGCATCAGCGGTTAAATACTTTACTGAAAAATAA
- a CDS encoding ribose-phosphate diphosphokinase: protein MSFSDLMLFALSSNQELAQRVSREMGLPLGKSTVRQFSDGEIQVNIEESIRGKDVYILQSTSSPVNDNLMEILIMVDALKRASAQSINVVMPYYGYARQDRKARAREPITSKLVANMLEVAGVDRLLTIDLHAAQIQGFFDIPVDHLMGAPLIADYFERRGMIGKDYVVVSPDHGGVTRARKLAEFLKTPIAIIDKRRSVDKMNTSEVMNIIGNVEGKTCILIDDMIDTAGTICHAADALAEAGAVEVYASCTHPVLSGPAMDNIQKSAIKKLVVLDTIYLPEDRLIDKIEQISIAKLLAEAIVRIHENRPLSPLFEIGNAKKC, encoded by the coding sequence ATGTCATTTTCTGATTTAATGCTCTTTGCTTTGTCGTCAAATCAAGAATTGGCTCAACGTGTGTCTCGCGAAATGGGATTACCGCTTGGAAAGTCAACGGTTCGTCAATTTTCTGATGGAGAAATTCAGGTTAATATTGAAGAATCAATCCGTGGGAAAGATGTTTATATTTTACAATCTACTAGCTCACCGGTTAACGATAATCTGATGGAAATTTTGATTATGGTAGATGCCTTGAAACGGGCGAGTGCGCAATCCATTAATGTGGTGATGCCGTATTACGGCTATGCTCGTCAAGACCGGAAAGCTCGGGCTCGTGAACCAATCACGTCTAAGTTAGTAGCCAATATGCTTGAGGTTGCTGGAGTTGATCGTCTGTTGACAATTGATTTGCACGCTGCTCAAATTCAAGGTTTCTTTGATATTCCTGTTGACCACTTGATGGGTGCGCCTCTGATCGCTGACTATTTTGAACGTCGCGGGATGATTGGAAAAGACTATGTTGTTGTCAGTCCAGACCATGGTGGTGTGACTCGTGCTCGGAAATTAGCTGAATTTTTGAAGACTCCGATTGCGATTATTGATAAACGCCGGAGTGTCGATAAGATGAATACGAGTGAAGTCATGAATATCATTGGAAATGTTGAAGGCAAGACTTGTATCTTGATTGATGATATGATTGATACAGCTGGTACAATCTGTCATGCGGCGGATGCCCTTGCTGAAGCAGGAGCTGTAGAGGTTTATGCAAGCTGTACGCACCCAGTTTTATCAGGCCCAGCGATGGACAATATTCAAAAATCAGCCATTAAGAAGTTGGTGGTATTGGATACGATTTATCTACCGGAAGATCGCTTGATTGACAAAATTGAGCAAATTTCGATTGCGAAACTCCTGGCTGAGGCTATTGTTCGCATTCATGAAAATCGTCCTCTTTCTCCTCTGTTTGAAATCGGAAATGCCAAAAAATGTTAA
- a CDS encoding phosphopantetheine-binding protein produces the protein MSKQNEILATIEKFLKDRKGPDFQVSSESDLRKDLQADSVELMEFIINLEDEYQIEIPDKAIDDFNTVGDVADYIEKRTTGH, from the coding sequence ATGAGTAAACAAAACGAAATTTTAGCTACAATTGAGAAATTTCTTAAAGACCGCAAGGGACCAGATTTTCAAGTATCTTCGGAATCTGACTTACGTAAGGATTTGCAGGCGGATTCTGTTGAATTGATGGAATTTATTATCAATCTTGAGGATGAATACCAAATTGAGATTCCAGACAAGGCTATTGATGACTTTAACACAGTAGGGGATGTTGCCGACTATATCGAGAAACGAACTACTGGTCACTAA
- the purC gene encoding phosphoribosylaminoimidazolesuccinocarboxamide synthase produces MTNQLIYTGKAKDIYTTEDEHVIKSVYKDQATMLNGARKETIKGKGVLNNQISSLIFEKLNAAGVATHFIERISDTEQLNKKVKIIPLEVVLRNVTAGSFSKRFGVEEGLNLETPIVEFYYKNDELDDPFINDEHVKFLDIANDEQIAYIKEETRRINELLKDWFAQIGLRLIDFKLEFGFDKDGKIILADEFSPDNCRLWDAEGHHMDKDVFRRDLGSLTDVYQVVLEKLQGLK; encoded by the coding sequence ATGACCAATCAACTGATTTATACTGGAAAAGCTAAGGATATCTATACTACTGAGGACGAACATGTGATTAAGTCGGTCTATAAGGACCAGGCAACCATGCTAAATGGGGCTCGTAAGGAGACTATTAAAGGAAAAGGTGTGCTAAATAATCAGATTTCGTCTCTTATTTTTGAAAAATTGAATGCTGCGGGTGTAGCAACGCACTTTATCGAACGTATTTCTGACACAGAACAACTCAACAAGAAAGTAAAAATTATTCCTTTGGAAGTTGTTCTTCGTAATGTGACTGCGGGTTCTTTCTCAAAACGGTTTGGCGTGGAAGAAGGTTTGAACTTGGAAACTCCAATCGTTGAATTTTACTACAAGAACGATGAGTTGGATGATCCATTCATCAATGATGAGCATGTAAAGTTCTTGGATATTGCCAATGATGAACAAATTGCCTATATCAAGGAAGAAACACGTCGCATCAATGAATTGTTGAAAGATTGGTTTGCACAAATTGGTCTTCGCTTGATTGACTTCAAATTGGAATTTGGTTTTGATAAGGATGGCAAGATTATCTTGGCAGATGAATTTTCTCCAGATAATTGCCGCCTTTGGGATGCTGAAGGTCACCATATGGATAAGGATGTTTTCCGTAGAGATTTGGGCAGTTTAACGGATGTATATCAGGTTGTGTTGGAGAAATTACAGGGCTTGAAGTAA